Proteins co-encoded in one Anguilla anguilla isolate fAngAng1 chromosome 16, fAngAng1.pri, whole genome shotgun sequence genomic window:
- the hdc gene encoding histidine decarboxylase translates to MQADEYNRRGKELVNYITEYLTKIRDRRVVPDVQPGYMRKLLPDNAPIEPENWDNIFNDIEKIIMPGVVHWQSPHMHAYFPALTSWPSLLGDMLADAINCIGFTWASSPACTELEMNVLDWLAKAMGLPPHFLHHHPDSRGGGVLQSTVSEGTLLALLAARKAKILELRESGDDADDSILNSRLIAYASDQAHSSVEKAGLITMVKMRSLPTDEQFSLRGETLQSAIEEDRKKGLIPVLLCATLGTTGVCAFDCLSELGPLCAKEGLWLHIDAAYAGSAFLCPEQRGFLNGVEFADSFVFNPSKWMMVHFDCTAFWVRDKYKLQQTLSVNPLYLRHENSRVATDFMHWQIPLSRRFRSLKLWFVLRSFGLKQLQEHIRQGIEMAKLFESLVRSDPNFEIPAKRNMGLVVFCLKGGNAQTEALLKALTKSGAMYVIPASIQNKLIIRFTVTSQFTTREDILRDWAIIRDTAAAVLAQEAAGDASARLTGEAGRQTQAPVTVGPTEQHPPAPPPAETERATDEVFDVGSPYASCGQRSGRSLSCTGEPLTDQQHARVLKLLSKEGLLSRIPENVMLLEKKALRKLTKFYSMPTFMPCGPLQQCAGPCGIQLFHKPWLTCSRANAALPCLNLQR, encoded by the exons ATGCAGGCAGACGAATACAACCGCAGAG GTAAGGAACTTGTCAATTACATCACGGAATACCTGACCAAAATCAGAGACAGACGGGTCGTCCCAGATGTCCAGCCCGGATACATGAGGAAACTCCTCCCGGACAACGCGCCCATTGAACCAGAAAACTGGgacaatatttttaatgacatcGAGAAAATAATTATGCCGGGG GTGGTGCATTGGCAGAGTCCCCACATGCATGCCTACTTCCCTGCTCTGACTTCCTGGCCGTCCTTGCTTGGGGACATGCTGGCTGATGCTATCAACTGCATTGGATTCACCTGG GCCTCCAGTCCAGCCTGCACTGAACTAGAGATGAATGTTCTGGATTGGCTGGCCAAGGCAATGGGGCTGCCCCCCCATTTCCTGCATCATCATCCCGACAGCAGGGGTGGAGGTGTCCTGCAG agcACGGTGAGTGAGGGCACTCTGTTGGCCCTCCTGGCTGCCAGAAAAGCCAAAATCCTGGAACTCCGGGAATCTGGGGACGATGCAGATGACTCCATACTCAACTCCAGACTCATTGCCTATGCATCTGACCAG GCTCACTCTTCAGTTGAAAAAGCAGGTCTAATTACCATGGTTAAAATGCGTTCCCTGCCAACGGACGAGCAGTTCTCCTTGCGGGGAGAAACGTTGCAAAGTGCCATTGAAGAGGACAGGAAGAAAGGCCTCATACCAGTCCTG CTCTGTGCTACTCTGGGAACGACGGGAGTATGCGCCTTCGACTGCCTGTCCGAGCTGGGGCCCCTGT GTGCCAAGGAAGGGCTGTGGCTGCATATCGATGCGGCGTACGCTGGTTCTGCCTTCCTCTGTCCGGAGCAGCGGGGCTTCCTGAACGGCGTTGAATTTGCCGACTCTTTCGTCTTCAACCCCTCCAAGTGGATGATGGTCCATTTCGACTGCACCGCCTTCTG ggTCAGGGATAAATACAAGCTCCAGCAGACCCTTAGCGTCAACCCACTCTACCTCCGGCACGAGAACTCCCGCGTTGCCACTGATTTCATG CACTGGCAGATTCCTCTCAGTAGACGCTTCCGCTCCCTCAAGCTGTGGTTTGTGCTGCGTTCCTTCGGTCtgaagcagctgcaggagcacaTCAGACAG GGCATCGAGATGGCAAAGCTGTTCGAGTCTTTGGTCCGAAGTGATCCTAATTTTGAAATCCCCGCTAAGAGAAACATGGGACTGGTGGTGTTCTGCCTGAAG GGGGGAAACGCCCAGACCGAGGCGCTCCTGAAAGCACTGACCAAATCTGGCGCCATGTACGTCATCCCGGCCTCCATCCAGAACAAGCTCATCATCCGCTTCACCGTGACGTCGCAGTTCACCACACGGGAGGACATCCTGAGGGACTGGGCCATCATCCGCGACACGGCCGCCGCCGTACTCGCACAGGAGGCCGCCGGGGACGCCTCCGCCCGCCTCACGGGCGAGGCCGGGCGCCAGACGCAGGCCCCAGTGACGGTGGGGCCTACCGAGCAGCACCCGCCCGCGCCGCCTCCAGCCGAGACCGAGCGGGCGACAGACGAGGTCTTCGACGTCGGCAGCCCCTACGCCAGCTGCGGTCAGAGGTCCGGCCGCTCGCTGAGCTGCACCGGCGAGCCGCTGACGGACCAGCAGCACGCCCGCGTCCTCAAGCTGCTCTCCAAGGAGGGCCTGCTGTCCCGGATCCCGGAGAACGTGATGCTGCTGGAGAAGAAGGCGCTGAGGAAGCTGACCAAGTTCTACAGCATGCCCACCTTCATGCCCTGCGGGCCCCTGCAGCAGTGCGCCGGGCCCTGCGGCATCCAGCTCTTCCACAAGCCCTGGCTCACCTGCAGCCGCGCGAAcgccgccctgccctgcctcaACCTGCAGCGCTAG
- the LOC118215453 gene encoding GA-binding protein subunit beta-1-like, with translation MSLVDMGKKLLEAARSGQDDEVRILMANGAPFTTDWLGTSPLHLSAQYGHYSTTEVLLRAGVSRDARTKVDRTPLHMAAAEGHTRIVEVLLKHGADVNAKDMLKMTALHWATEHGHRDVVELLVKYGADVHTQSKFCKNALDIAVDHANEELAEILQVSMQNQINTNPESPDTVTIHTGTPQFIIGPGGVVNFTGLVSTGNPSKSTVVATEEVVTADSVDGTIQQVVSSGGQQVITIVTDGIQLGNLQSGIGQPIIVTMPDGQQVLTVPATDVAEETVISEEPTAKRQRIEFIENHVESPEFEEKEALQKQLEEANREAQKYRQQLLKKEQEAEAYRQKLEAITRHQSGKKAA, from the exons ATGTCGCTAGTGGACATGGGAAAAAAGCTGCTGGAGGCAGCTCGATCAGGACAGGATGACGAGGTGCGGATCTTAATGGCTAACGGAGCACCGTTTACAACAGACTGG CTGGGGACCTCGCCTCTTCACCTCTCGGCCCAGTATGGCCATTACTCAACCACAGAGGTGCTGCTGAGGGCAGGCGTGAGCCGGGATGCTCGGACCAAAGTGGACAGAACCCCCCTGCACATGGCGGCTGCAGAGGGCCACACCCGTATCGTGGAGGTGTTACTGAAA CACGGCGCTGACGTCAACGCCAAAGACATGCTGAAAATGACCGCCCTCCACTGGGCCACAGAGCACGGACACCGCGATGTCGTCGAGCTCCTCGTCAAGTACGGCGCCGATGTCCACACGCAGAGCAAGTTCTGCAAAAACGCGCTGGACATCGCCGTGGACCATGCCAATGAAGAGTTGGCAGAGATCCTGCAG gTGTCCATGCAGAACCAAATTAATACGAACCCAGAGAGTCCAGACACGGTGACGATACACACAGGAACCCCACAGTTCATCATCGGCCCCGGGGGCGTGGTCAACTTCACCGGCCTGGTTTCTACAGGAAACCCCTCCAAGTCGACAG TGGTGGCAACGGAGGAGGTGGTGACCGCAGACTCGGTGGACGGTACCATCCAGCAGGTCGTCAGCTCAGGGGGTCAGCAGGTCATCACTATAGTAACAGACGGCATCCAGCTTGGCAACCTGCAGAGTGGCATCGGCCAGCCCATTATTGTGACGATGCCAGACGGCCAGCAAG TGTTAACAGTCCCTGCCACAGACGTTGCAGAAGAAACCGTTATAAGTGAAGAGCCAACAGCAAAACGGCAGCGCATTGAGTTTATTGAAAATCATGTGGAAAGCCCAGAATTTGAG GAGAAGGAAGCCCTGcagaagcagctggaggaggcaaACCGCGAAGCGCAAAAATACCGACAGCAGCTTCTGAAGAAGGAGCAGGAAGCAGAAGCTTACAGACAGAAACTGGAGGCCATCACGCGCCACCAGAGCGGAAAGAAAGCCGCGTGA